A DNA window from Allokutzneria albata contains the following coding sequences:
- a CDS encoding Xaa-Pro dipeptidyl-peptidase, protein MLRRIGVLAGLLALISSTVAVPASARVLPGGLSQPVHALADAVRETVWVDIGLDGDRDGVRDRVAADIVRPQTTAKVPVIMDASPYYSCCGRGNESERKTYDASGRPVGFPLFYDNYFVPRGYSVVLVDLAGTNRSEGCVDVGGRSDVTSAKAVVDWLNGRSAGYDSKAGGKPVQATWSTGAVGMIGKSYDGTIANGVAATGVDGLRTIVPIGAISSWYDYYRGDGVPFRRNGPSGLARTVESGGRADCGHAKTALDQGAKANGDFTPMWAERNHVPDASKVKASVFVVHGLGDLNVMTLHFGQWWDALAKAGVKRKIWLSQAGHVDPFDFRRAEWVRTLHRWFDHTLLGVANGIDTEPMADVERAPDTWVTDKVWPPTAKLTSVRPQPGTAAGLGKLATAPAAVGKTEQLTDDGRTNEFSWALQPNTSSPSRVLFTTGSLSEEVRLSGTGSVTVTASSSTPTAHLTVALVHYGPTTIRDYRGSGEGIRTLGTESCWGENRDGDNACYKDTATTTKQVDHEVLARGWADLSNHASLNSSTPLRPGQSYPMTFRLSALDHVIPAGHQLAVIIGGTDDTFITAPAQLPRITVDLSRTSFDLPLVGGLPAASGEQAPEARSGMPAPSALPNGER, encoded by the coding sequence TTGCTCAGACGGATCGGCGTCCTGGCCGGGCTGTTGGCCCTCATCAGTTCGACGGTGGCAGTGCCCGCCTCGGCGCGGGTCCTCCCAGGTGGGCTCAGCCAACCGGTGCACGCGCTCGCCGACGCGGTGCGCGAGACGGTGTGGGTGGACATCGGTCTCGACGGCGATCGGGACGGCGTGCGCGACCGGGTGGCCGCGGACATCGTGCGGCCTCAGACCACCGCCAAGGTGCCGGTGATCATGGACGCGAGCCCGTACTACTCGTGCTGCGGTCGCGGCAACGAGTCCGAGCGCAAGACCTATGACGCGAGTGGGCGTCCAGTCGGTTTCCCGCTCTTCTACGACAACTACTTCGTGCCGCGCGGCTATTCGGTCGTGCTGGTCGATCTCGCGGGCACCAACCGTTCCGAGGGCTGTGTGGACGTCGGCGGCCGGTCAGATGTCACGTCGGCCAAGGCGGTCGTCGACTGGCTCAACGGCCGCAGCGCGGGCTACGACAGCAAAGCGGGCGGCAAGCCGGTGCAGGCGACGTGGTCCACCGGCGCGGTCGGCATGATCGGCAAGTCCTACGACGGCACGATCGCCAACGGCGTCGCGGCCACGGGTGTCGACGGCCTGCGCACCATCGTGCCGATCGGCGCGATCAGCTCCTGGTACGACTACTACCGCGGCGACGGAGTCCCGTTCCGCCGCAACGGTCCCTCCGGCCTGGCCCGCACGGTGGAGAGCGGCGGACGGGCGGACTGCGGTCACGCCAAGACCGCGCTCGACCAGGGCGCCAAGGCCAACGGTGACTTCACCCCGATGTGGGCCGAGCGCAACCACGTCCCGGACGCGAGCAAGGTGAAGGCGAGCGTCTTCGTCGTGCACGGGCTCGGCGACCTCAACGTCATGACCCTCCACTTCGGACAGTGGTGGGACGCGCTGGCCAAGGCGGGGGTGAAGCGCAAGATCTGGCTCAGCCAGGCCGGGCACGTCGACCCCTTCGACTTCCGCAGGGCGGAGTGGGTGCGCACGCTGCACCGCTGGTTCGACCACACGTTGCTCGGCGTCGCCAACGGCATCGACACCGAGCCGATGGCCGATGTGGAGCGCGCGCCGGACACCTGGGTCACCGACAAGGTCTGGCCACCCACGGCGAAGCTGACCTCCGTGCGCCCGCAACCGGGCACCGCCGCGGGTCTCGGCAAGCTCGCCACGGCCCCGGCGGCGGTGGGCAAGACCGAGCAGCTGACCGACGACGGCCGGACCAACGAGTTCTCGTGGGCGTTGCAGCCCAACACTTCCTCCCCGTCCCGAGTGCTCTTCACGACCGGCTCGCTGAGCGAGGAAGTGCGGCTCTCCGGCACCGGCTCGGTCACCGTCACGGCCAGCTCGTCGACGCCGACCGCGCACCTGACCGTCGCGCTGGTCCACTACGGCCCCACCACGATTCGCGACTACCGGGGCAGCGGTGAAGGCATCAGGACCCTCGGCACCGAGTCGTGCTGGGGAGAGAACCGCGACGGTGACAACGCCTGCTACAAGGACACCGCGACCACCACGAAGCAGGTCGACCACGAGGTGCTGGCGCGCGGCTGGGCGGACCTGAGCAACCACGCTTCGCTGAACAGCAGCACACCGTTGCGGCCGGGGCAGAGCTACCCGATGACGTTCCGGCTCTCCGCGCTCGACCACGTGATCCCGGCGGGCCACCAGCTCGCGGTGATCATCGGTGGAACGGACGACACGTTCATCACCGCACCGGCCCAGTTGCCCCGGATCACCGTCGACCTGAGCCGCACCTCCTTCGACCTCCCACTGGTGGGCGGGCTGCCCGCCGCGAGCGGAGAGCAGGCTCCGGAAGCGCGCTCCGGGATGCCCGCGCCCTCGGCACTGCCCAACGGCGAACGCTGA
- a CDS encoding methyltransferase, whose amino-acid sequence MSVDQLTGADVHADRAYVVGMLFAFCPAQVVHTVARLGVADALAGGARTTSQLAVALDVHEPSLKRLLRGATQIGLVKETEPDVYVLTNAGEVLREGVPGSVRNLALTFGGEPTWKSWGRMADSVRTGRSGIELEYDRKPFEWLAEHPEAEAHFNGAMAETTETQNPAVVAACDLSATTTLVDVGGGNGTLIASLLAANPHVTGILYDLPMGLAESAPVLAPVVDRCRAVPGDFFESVPAGHDTYVLKSVLHDWDDESAVRILRSCARAMRPDSELLIIEQVMPSGVTDFADEPFVVMSDLNMMVCTTGKERTREEFAALLAEAGMHLDSITRCEFPISVSVLRATPV is encoded by the coding sequence ATGAGCGTCGACCAGCTCACGGGCGCGGACGTGCACGCCGACCGCGCATACGTCGTGGGAATGCTGTTCGCCTTCTGTCCCGCACAGGTCGTGCACACCGTCGCGAGGCTCGGCGTCGCCGACGCGCTCGCGGGCGGCGCTCGCACCACGTCCCAGCTCGCCGTCGCGCTCGACGTGCACGAGCCATCGCTGAAGCGGCTGCTGCGCGGGGCGACGCAGATCGGCTTGGTGAAGGAGACCGAACCGGACGTCTACGTGCTCACCAACGCCGGAGAGGTGCTGCGCGAGGGCGTGCCCGGCTCCGTGCGCAACCTCGCCCTCACCTTCGGCGGCGAGCCGACGTGGAAGTCCTGGGGCCGCATGGCGGACAGCGTTCGGACCGGTCGTTCCGGGATCGAGCTGGAGTACGACCGCAAGCCGTTCGAGTGGCTGGCCGAGCACCCCGAGGCCGAGGCCCACTTCAACGGCGCCATGGCGGAGACGACGGAAACGCAGAACCCGGCCGTTGTCGCCGCGTGCGACCTGTCTGCCACCACAACGCTCGTCGACGTCGGTGGCGGCAACGGCACCCTGATCGCGAGTCTGCTGGCGGCGAATCCGCACGTGACAGGCATCCTCTACGATCTGCCCATGGGGCTCGCCGAGTCGGCTCCGGTGCTCGCCCCGGTCGTGGACCGCTGCCGCGCGGTGCCCGGCGACTTCTTCGAGTCCGTACCCGCGGGTCACGACACGTACGTGCTCAAGAGCGTCCTGCACGACTGGGACGACGAGAGCGCCGTCCGGATACTGCGCAGCTGCGCGCGGGCGATGCGGCCCGACAGCGAGCTTCTGATCATCGAGCAGGTCATGCCGTCGGGCGTCACCGACTTCGCCGACGAGCCGTTCGTGGTGATGAGCGACCTGAACATGATGGTGTGCACCACCGGCAAGGAACGCACGCGGGAGGAGTTCGCCGCGCTGCTGGCCGAGGCCGGCATGCACCTGGACTCGATCACCCGGTGCGAGTTCCCGATCTCCGTTTCCGTCCTCAGGGCCACCCCCGTCTGA
- a CDS encoding Maf family protein yields MRFVLASASPARRAVLRAAGIDPIVRVSGVDEDAVTAALGDASPTDLVVALAEAKAAAVCRDVAADFPDCVVVACDSMLLMDFGDGPEVVGKPGTADVARERWKHMAGGTGDLLTGHAVALFRDGEAVARARGSASTTVRFADITDEELEAYLATDEPLAVAGGFTLDGLGGWFVEGVDGDPSSVIGISLPLTRKLLAQVGVGVVTLWRDQEASSPSDG; encoded by the coding sequence GTGCGATTCGTGCTTGCCTCAGCCTCCCCCGCCCGCCGCGCCGTGCTCCGCGCCGCCGGGATCGATCCGATCGTCCGCGTCTCCGGTGTCGACGAGGACGCCGTCACCGCGGCGCTCGGTGACGCCTCCCCGACCGACCTGGTCGTGGCGCTCGCCGAGGCCAAGGCGGCGGCCGTCTGCCGGGACGTGGCCGCCGATTTCCCGGACTGCGTGGTCGTCGCCTGCGACTCGATGCTGCTGATGGACTTCGGCGACGGGCCGGAGGTGGTCGGCAAGCCGGGCACCGCGGACGTGGCCCGCGAGCGGTGGAAGCACATGGCCGGCGGCACCGGCGACCTGCTCACCGGGCACGCGGTCGCGCTGTTCCGCGACGGCGAGGCCGTCGCGCGCGCCAGGGGCTCGGCCTCGACCACGGTCCGCTTCGCCGACATCACCGACGAGGAGCTGGAGGCCTACCTGGCCACCGACGAGCCGCTGGCGGTCGCGGGCGGCTTCACCCTGGACGGCCTAGGCGGCTGGTTCGTCGAGGGCGTCGACGGTGACCCGTCCAGCGTCATCGGCATCAGCCTTCCCCTCACCCGGAAGCTCCTTGCGCAGGTGGGGGTGGGTGTCGTCACACTTTGGCGGGACCAGGAAGCCTCCTCGCCCTCGGATGGTTAG
- a CDS encoding acyl-CoA carboxylase subunit epsilon: MSAQEPLLSVVRGEPTDAELAALAAVITAMASREAPEPPPRPRSLWADRASLLRRPHHPGPGAWRASAHRF, from the coding sequence GTGAGCGCCCAGGAACCGCTGCTGAGCGTCGTCCGGGGCGAGCCGACGGACGCGGAACTCGCCGCGCTCGCCGCGGTGATCACGGCGATGGCGAGCCGGGAGGCGCCCGAACCCCCGCCGCGGCCGCGCTCGCTGTGGGCCGACCGGGCTTCGCTGCTGCGGCGCCCGCACCATCCCGGTCCGGGGGCGTGGCGGGCGTCGGCGCACCGTTTCTGA
- a CDS encoding acyl-CoA carboxylase subunit beta produces the protein MSSATEPIGVAPSAEPDTHTTAGKLADLYRRNDEAVHAGSARAVEKQHAKGKMTARERIEKLLDPGSFVELDELARHRSINFGQERNRPYGDGVVTGYGTVDGRPVCVFSQDVTIFGGSLGEVYGEKIVKVMDLALKTGRPIVGINEGGGARIQEGVVSLGLYGEIFRRNTQASGVIPQISLIMGPCAGGHVYSPALTDFTVMVDQTSHMFITGPDVIKTVTGEDVGFEDLGGARTHNTKSGNAHYMGTDEDDAISYVKALLSYLPSNNLSEPPVYDSPALTETSIAEALTDDDRELDTLIPDSANQPYDMHEVITRVLDDGEFLEVQPLFAPNILIGFGRVDGQSVGVVANQPTQFAGCLDIDASEKAARFVRTCDAFNIPVLTFVDVPGFLPGTDQEWNGIIRRGAKLIYAYAEATVPLVTVITRKAYGGAYDVMGSKHLGADVNLAWPTAQIAVMGASGAANIVHRKTLAQAAERGEDVDALRAKLQQEYEDALCNPYVAAERGYVDSVIPPSYTRGYVARALNLLKEKRETLPPKKHGNIPL, from the coding sequence ATGAGCAGCGCCACCGAACCGATCGGCGTGGCACCGAGCGCGGAGCCGGACACGCACACCACCGCCGGCAAGCTCGCCGACCTGTACCGCCGCAACGACGAGGCCGTGCACGCCGGCTCCGCCCGCGCGGTGGAGAAGCAGCACGCGAAGGGCAAGATGACCGCCCGGGAGCGGATCGAGAAGCTGCTCGATCCGGGGTCGTTCGTCGAGCTGGACGAGCTGGCCCGGCACCGCTCGATCAACTTCGGCCAGGAGCGCAACCGGCCCTACGGCGACGGCGTCGTCACCGGCTACGGCACCGTGGACGGGCGCCCGGTGTGCGTGTTCAGCCAGGACGTGACGATCTTCGGCGGCTCGCTCGGCGAGGTCTACGGCGAGAAGATCGTCAAGGTGATGGACCTGGCGCTCAAGACCGGTCGGCCGATCGTCGGCATCAACGAGGGCGGCGGGGCGCGCATCCAGGAGGGCGTGGTCTCGCTCGGCCTCTACGGGGAGATCTTCCGGCGCAACACCCAGGCCTCCGGCGTGATCCCGCAGATCTCGCTGATCATGGGGCCGTGCGCGGGCGGGCACGTGTACTCCCCCGCGCTGACCGACTTCACCGTGATGGTCGACCAGACCTCGCACATGTTCATCACCGGCCCCGACGTGATCAAGACGGTCACCGGTGAGGACGTCGGCTTCGAGGACCTGGGCGGCGCGCGGACGCACAACACCAAGTCCGGCAACGCGCACTACATGGGCACCGACGAGGACGACGCGATCTCCTACGTCAAGGCTCTGCTGAGCTACCTGCCCTCGAACAACCTCTCCGAGCCGCCGGTCTACGACTCCCCCGCGCTCACCGAGACCTCGATCGCCGAGGCGCTGACCGACGACGACCGCGAGCTGGACACGCTCATCCCGGACTCGGCGAACCAGCCCTACGACATGCACGAGGTCATCACCCGCGTGCTCGACGACGGCGAGTTCCTCGAGGTGCAGCCGCTGTTCGCGCCGAACATCCTGATCGGCTTCGGCCGGGTGGACGGGCAGAGCGTCGGCGTGGTGGCCAACCAGCCCACCCAGTTCGCCGGCTGCCTGGACATCGACGCCAGCGAGAAGGCCGCGCGCTTCGTGCGCACCTGCGACGCCTTCAACATCCCGGTGCTCACCTTCGTGGACGTCCCGGGCTTCCTCCCCGGCACCGACCAGGAGTGGAACGGCATCATCCGGCGCGGCGCGAAGCTGATCTACGCCTACGCCGAGGCCACCGTCCCACTGGTCACGGTGATCACCCGCAAGGCCTACGGCGGCGCCTACGACGTGATGGGCTCCAAGCACCTCGGCGCGGACGTGAACCTCGCCTGGCCGACCGCCCAGATCGCGGTCATGGGTGCTTCGGGCGCGGCGAACATCGTGCACCGCAAGACGTTGGCGCAGGCGGCGGAGCGCGGCGAGGACGTGGACGCCCTGCGCGCCAAGCTCCAGCAGGAGTACGAGGACGCCCTGTGCAACCCCTACGTGGCCGCCGAGCGCGGTTACGTGGACTCGGTGATCCCGCCGTCCTACACCCGCGGCTACGTGGCCCGCGCGCTGAACCTGTTGAAGGAGAAGCGGGAGACGCTGCCGCCCAAGAAGCACGGGAACATCCCGCTGTGA
- a CDS encoding putative leader peptide, producing the protein MKIPRLLLTRRLHVDLRRQASSLCPG; encoded by the coding sequence ATGAAGATTCCTCGGCTTCTGCTGACCAGGCGCCTGCACGTCGATCTGCGACGGCAGGCGAGTTCGCTCTGTCCCGGCTGA